The Bacteroidales bacterium genome includes the window ACAATTGTTTGTATTGATGAGGCTCAACGCATAGAAAATATAGGAATAACATTAAAACTATTTATCGATAAAATAAAGGATGTGCAATTAATTGTTACCGGCTCATCAGCATTTGAGCTGGCAAATAAACTTAATGAATCACTGACGGGGAGAAAATATGAATTCCATTTATTTCCTTTGTCTTATGATGAAATGGTTAAACATCATGGTCTTCTTGAAGAAACAAGATTGCTGCACCATCGTCTTATTTATGGGTATTATCCTGAAATTGTTGTTGACCAAGGCTCGGAAAAAGAACATCTGAAATTAATTACAAACAGTTATTTATACAAAGATTTGTTGATGCTTGAAACTATGAAAAAACCTGTGTTATTGCAAAAACTGGTTAAAGCCTTGGCATTGCAAGTAGGGAATGAAGTTTCTTATAATGAATTATCGCGTTTAGTGGAGGCAGACAAAGAAACTGTTGAAAAATATATTGATGCTCTTGAAAAATCGTATATTATTTTTCAATTACCTTCTTTAAGCAAAAATGTACGTAACGAAATTAAAAAAAGCAGGAAAATATATTTCCATGATAATGGCATCAGGAATGCTGTAATTGGCAATTTCACTCCACTTGAAAACCGCACAGATAAAGGTGCTTTATGGGAAAATTTCTTTATCAGCGAACGAATAAAATATAATACGAATAAAGGAATTGATATGAAATATTTTTTTTGGAGAACTACTCAACAACAGGAAATTGATTTTGTTGAGGAATCTGATGATGGGCTTACTGCATATGAAATCAAGTGGTCAAAAGTTAAATCAAAATTTCCTTTAACATTTTTAAATGCTTACCCCAAAACGAAGACTAATGTTATAACACAGAAAAACTATTCTGATTTTTTGATATAATATTTGATTTACTATATCTTTTATAAATCAAGCGCTTTTACTATAATTTCAGCAATATCGAAATTAAAAATTTCTTCTTCTTTATTTTTATATTTTAACCCATCGGTAAGCATAGTCATGCAGAAAGGGCATGCTGTTGCAATAATATCAGCGCCGGTTTCCAAAGCATCTTCGGTGCGTTCAATAAAAATTTCCTTATCGCCTTTTTCAGCTTCTTTGAACATTTGCCCGCCTCCTGCACCGCAACATAATGCAAAACTTTTATTGCGTTTCATTTCTTTTTTTACTGAAGGAATTGCATTCAGAACATCGCGCGGTGCCTGGTATTCATTATTACAACGACCAAGATAACAAGGGTCGTGGAAAGTTATTTTTTTATTTTTGAATAGGTCAGAATTTATTTTCAAATTTCCTTCTTCAATAAATTTTTGAAGGAATTGAGTGTAGTGGATTACTTCGTAATTGCCGCCAAGATCGGGGTAATCATTTTTGAAAATATTATAACAATGCGGACAGATAGTAAGAATTTTTTTCACTTCATAGCGTGAGAACGTATCAATATTCATCAATGCCTGCATCTGGTAAAGCATTTCGTTTCCGGCTCTGCGTGCGGGATCGCCGGTACAGGTCTCTTCTTTTCCAAGTACAGCATAATTCACTTTAAGATGATATAAAATTTTTGTAAAAGCTTTCGCAACTTTTTTATATCGGTCGTCAAATGCGCCGGCACAGCCTACCCAGAAAAGATATTCAGGTTTTTCTCCTTTTGAAAAAACATCAGCCATTACAGGAACATTTATTTTTTCTTCTGTCATTTTTTTGTGATTAAATTAAATTTATACTATTAATGACTATTAATGACGACTTGCTTTAGCAAGTCGAATGTCTTTTTATTTTTGTTTTACTGTAATATCGTTTGCCCATATCAAACGGTCTTCAGGCGAGAATTGCCAGGGTGCTCCATTGTTCTGAATATTATTGAAAATAGTGTTTAAGCCTGAAGGTGCTGCCGATTCTTCCATTACAATATATCTTCGCAATTCCATAATTAAGATCGGGTGATTCATATTTATCGGGCATTCTTTTGCGCAAGCATTGCAAGTTGTGCATGCCCAAATTTCTTCGGGTGAAATATAATCGCGCAATGATTTTCCATCATCAAACGATTTATTTTTTATAAGCTGCGGACCTTTTTCTTTCATACGTGCACGCAAATTCATCATCAACTTACGTGGCGATAATTTTTTCCCGGTGATATTTGCAGGACAAACAGAAGTACAGCGTCCACATTCGGTACACGATAATGAATCGAGATAAGTTTTCCAGGTAACATCTTCCGGGTCTTTTGCACCAAAACGTTCAGGAGGTGCATCGGTAGCGGAAGGTGCAGCATAAGCCAAATTCGGGTCCATCATAATTTTTACTTCCCTGGTAACATTATCCATGTTGGGTAATTTTCCGAGTGGCTCCAATCTACTGAGAAAAACATTCGGTACCGACATGAAAACATGAAAATGTTTTGAGTAAGGAAGAACATTCATAAAAATAAAAATCATTAAAATATGCGTCCACCAGCAAACTTCATACATTGTTTTATATTCACCGTTAATCCCGAGAAGACCGAAAATAAAATTACTTACAGGATAATAATTTCCTTCGCCTGTAATGCTTATGTATGAAATGTTCATTCCAAGCAACGATACCATCAACAGCAAAATCAACGTAAGCGCGATGTTTGCATCAGCATGCGATTTGTGTTCCATTTCAATCCCGCTGAAACGCTTGATATGAAAGAATAATCTTCTTGCAAGAAAAACAATGATTGAAATTAATACCAGTAGAGCGAATATATCACCAAATGCCATTAATATTTCGTATACAATTCCAAGGAATGATAATGATTTTTCAAGACCTGTAATCCCATCAATCATCATTTCAAGCGAACCAAAAAGGATTACGCAAAATCCCCAGAAGACTAATGCATGAAAAAATCCTGCAAAAGGTTTTCTGAAAATTTTTGTTTGACCAATCGCAACTTCCAGCATTAATGAAATTCGTTTTCCAATATCTTTAACAGGATAAGGTTTGGTTAATTTTATTAATGCAAAAATTTTTCGAATTGAAAAAGTGAATATCCCGAATGCTATTAATACAGAAGTAATAAAGAGTATCTGTTTTACCATTTTTATTAATGTTTAATTATTGTATTGAATTCCAAATAAAATAGTTCCGTTAAAGTCAATAAATATTTTTAAAATAATATATGAAAATTAAAAATTCTTTTGTTAATTTGTTTACAGATAATTTTGCAAAAATAATGAAATATGAATAAAAAAACTATCCTAACCATTAACCCGGGTTCAACATCAACTAAGATTGCTGTATATCACTCTAATGACATTGCTTTTTTAAAAAATATCAAACACTCTTCTGAAGATATTGATAAATTTGAAAAAATAGCCGACCAGTACGAATATCGCAAAAACATCATTATCCAGGAATTGAAAGATGCAAAGATTAATATTAAAGATATTCAGATAATAGTTGCCCGTGGTGGTTTGGTAAAACCTATTCCTTCGGGGATATATGAAGTTAATGAACGTTTGAAAGAGGATTTACGCGAAGGTATCCAGGGACAACATGCCAGTAATCTTGGTGGTTTGATTGCCGATGAAATTGCGCGAATGATTCCTAACGCTAAAGCCTATATTACCGATCCTGTTGTTGTAGATGAACTGGAGGAGGTTGCCCGTTTTACAGGTCATCCGGAACTGAAAAGAATTTCTATTTTTCATGCACTTAATCAAAAAGCTATAGCACGTATGCATGCAATGGCAACCGGAAGGCAATATGAGGACCTTAATTTAATTGTTGTGCATCTTGGTGGCGGTATCAGTATAGGTGCACATAAAAAAGGTCGCGTTATTGATGTGAACCAGGCTCTTGACGGTGATGGTCCTTTCTCACCTGAACGTACAGGAAGTTTGCCTGTAGGTGAATTGGTACGTTTATGCTTCAGTGGAAAATATACGCAAAAAGAAATCCTTAAAATGATTACCGGTAAAGGTGGATTTGTTGCTTACCTTGGAACTAACAATGCGTACGAAGTTGAACAGCGTGTAAATAATGGCGATGAATTAGCAACCAAAGTGCAGGAAGCAATGGCATACCAGGTTGCTAAAGAAATAGGATCAATGGCAGTTGTTCTTGATTGCAATGTGGATGCAATTCTTATCACTGGTGGTATTGCTTATAATAAAGGCTTTATTAAATATATCAGAAATAAAGTTCAAAAAATAGCTCCTGTTGGTATTTATCCGGGCGAAGATGAAATGCGTGCATTAGCTTCAAACGGGCTTATGGTGCTCGAAGGCGAAATACAACCTTTGGTTTACGAATAAAATAGTTATCCTTAAATCCTTCTATTTTAGCCTGTTTCACAAAACAGGCTATTTTTTTTGAAAAAACTTGACTTTTAAAATCAGAATATACTATATTTGCAATATATAAGATTATATCATATGAAAAATTCTGATACAAAAAAAGAAATGATATCGAAAGAACTTTTAAAAGGTTCATTGAAATCGATAGTACTAAAGCTATTGTCTGAAAACAATAAGATGTATGGCTATGAGATTACTCAGAAAGTGGAAGAGATCACTGGCGGAAGGATCAAACTTACGTTTGGTGCACTTTATCCTATTCTCCACAAGCTTGAAACAGATGGTTCTGTTGTAACAGAATCGGAAATAATCAATGGTCGAGTAAGAATTTACTACAAGCTTACCAAAACAGGAAAAAGCGTTGCTAAAGAAAAAATAAAAGAATTACAGGAATTCATTGAAATGATTAGTGTTTTATTAAAACCCGGATTTAGCCTTGAGTTATGCAAAATTTAACAGCGGCAAATATTGAAATTATAATTGAAGAAGTTACCAGGGCAAACATTACATTTTCTCATCTTCGTGAAGATTTGATTGACCATATCTGTTGCGAGATAGAAAACGAAATGCAGCAAGGTTCCAGCTTTGACAGGGCTTTTGAAAAAGTAAAAAACCTTTTTGGAAACAAAGAATTAAAAAAAGTTCAGGAAGACACATTATTATTAATAGATAAAAAATACAGGCTTATGAAAAAAACAATGAAAATAGTCGGATGGATCTCCATGCTGATGATCACCGTTGGTGCTTTATTTAAAATTCAGCACTGGCCCGGGGCTGGACCTTTGCTGATTTTTGGATTCTTCTTTCTTGGGGCTATCTTTTTTCCTTCAGCTTTATGGGTGATGCGAAAAGAATCAAAATTAAAAGGTAGCCTCTTCACTTATATCATCTCCATTATCGGGGGTATACTTTTTATTTTTGGTATTTTATTTAAGATACAACATTATCCATTTGATAAGTTATTTCTGATCATTGGCTTTTCGTCATTAGGGTTGATTTTAATTCCTTCTATACTCATTTTAAAACTTCGTGATGAAAATACCAGGAATCATAAAGGTACTTATATTATCGGGGCTATTTCGCTAATAATTTATCTCGCAGGAATGCTCTTTAAAATAGTGCATTGGCCCGGAGCTCTTCCCTGCCTTATTGTTGGCGCTATAGGGTTAACCACAATATTTTTTCCTTTATTCACAATGAAAGTATATAAAAATGCAGAAAACATAAAAGCAAGTTTTCTTTTTTTATGTACCGGAATTTTATTTTTCAATATGTTCAGCCTTTTGCTTGCTATAAATGTTTCAAAAGATGTATTAAGCCTTTTTATTAAACCCGGAACAGAAATTATTAAGACAGCAACTATTCTTGAAAATAAAAGCAATGCGTTGTCAGAAGAAATCATGACAGATTCTTTAATACAGGATACTGTGAAATCAAAAATAAAAAATATTGTAACAATGTCGGACGGAGTGTTCAATTTTATTGAAGATATCAAAACAGAAATAATATCAAAAGTAGATGTGGTAACTATGGATGAAGCAAAAGCAGCAACAAAAAAAACATCATTAATAATAAATAAGGATGGGGGCGAAGCTTCAATGCATGTCCTTCTGGGTAATACAGAAGATTTTAAAAGTGGCAAAGCATCGGAAATGAAAACGAAAATAAAAACTTTAAAAAATACATTATTGAATTATTGCATCAGCGATGAAGATGCTGTAACTATAATTTCAAAAGCGCTTGAAATAAAAGATTCAGTATTTATTAAAGAAGAAGGAAAATATTTCTGCTGGGAACTTATTAATTTTTATCATCTGCCTTTACTTCCAACAATAGATAAGCTTTGTTTTTTTCAGAGGAATGTTCGGTTTGCAGAACTTGAAACGCTTGAAAGTCTTAATTCAAGATACTTTGTAGATAATCGGAACACGGTAAATAAAACAAAATAATAAAATTTTAAATTATATAACTTATGAAAAAGTTCATCTTAGTTTCAGGAATAGTATTCATCAATATTTTTGTAATTGGTGCATTATTCAAGGTTTTGCATTGGCCTTTTGCAAGTATCCTTGTAACGTTTGGACTTGGATTGTTCAGTCTTGGATTTTTGCCATTGGCATTCATACAAAGCTATAAAGGAAATGAAAGAAAAAATAAATCATTGTATATAGCTGGTTTTATTTGTGCATTCATTTGTTTTATGGGGGCTCTTTTTAAAATCCAGCATTGGCCTGGAGCAAATTGGTTTCTGATTGTTGGAGTTCCTTTGCCTTTTCTTTATTTCCTGCCGGTATATATTTATAACCATAATAAATCTAAAGAAAATTCTTCAGTAAATTTTCTTGGAGTAATGTTCCTGATGGTATATATTGCAGTTTTCAGTGCTATCCTTGCCGTGAATGTGAGTCGTGACATTCTTAATGCATTTAATATTGTTTATAATGATAATGCGAAAACCAATGATTTATTATCAGTAAAAAACACATTAAAGTATGAAGCTCTTGAAAAATCAGGTATTGCAGCTAATAAAGAAAAAATTATTCAACTTAAAATAAAATCGGAAACTTTGTGTACCCAAATCGATAATATAAAAATTGAATTGGTAAAATCTGTTGAAGGCAATGATTCACCTGCTATTGAACCCGGAAATAAAATTTATACATCAGCAATTATGGCAAAAGATGAATCAATTCGCACTAAAAAAATAATGAGAGGTATTAATGAAATTTCAGGAAGAGCTGCTGAATTGAAAGTTCTGGTTAGCAACTACCGCGAGTATCTTAAATCATTTGTCGGGAACAATGATTCCAGTATAAAAATTATTGATGAATTACTTAGTACTTCTGATATAACCGATACATATAATGGTGAAGTAAACACATTAAAATGGGAAGATTCCTTTTTCCCTTATGGAGCATATATTGTAACCGTGCTTGGAAACCTGGGTAGTATTGAAACTAATGTGAAAATGGCTGAAGCAGAAGCATTGGAGACAATTTAAAACCTAAACATTATTAAATAAAAAGCCTCAGAGAATAGTAAAGATAAGTGCAGCAGAGTTCTTTGAGGTTTTTTATATAAATAGTATTGTGTTTAATGCATTAACCAGTTTTCAATTATTTTTTCACCATGGGGAGTCATTACAGATTCCGGATGGAATTGCAAACCTCTTACATCGTAGTATTTATGGGCTAATCCCATTATTAGCCCATCCTTGTTCTTAGCTATAATTTTTAATGATGATGGTAAATCATTTTCATTTACTGCCCAAGAATGATATAATCCAACTTCAATATCAGAGGGGATCTCATGAAATAAATAATCAGAGATGTCGATAATGATTTTTTCTTTTTTACCATGTAAAGGTTTGGTTAAATTATAAATACTTCCGCCAAAAACTTCCGCAATTGCCTGATGTCCTAAGCAAATTCCAAGTATGCTTTTTGTAGCTGAAAATTTTTTTATTATTTCATTCATCTTTCCTGCTTCAGAAGGTAAGCCTGGTCCGGGAGAAAATAATATCTTATCGAAATTTTGCACATCATCAATATCAATATCATCATTTTTAAATACTTGAAAATAAAAATCAGAAAAGTTTCCAATGATTTGAACTAAATTAAAAGTAAAAGAATCATGATTATCTATGATGCAAATGCTCATTTTATTTATTATATTTGTATGATGACGAATACCGATGCAATAATATGTAAAATGAATGAATTTGGGAAAAATAAAATCCCCTTTCTGTTCATCATTGATTTTAATTGTACCTGGCCTGTTATTATTCCTTTATCTGAGATCAAAAGCGAAAATATTTTATATAACATAAATGGTTTTACAAATACAACGAAACCACTTGTTGAAAATAAAGAAATACATATTAAAAAATTTCCGCTTGCTTATAATGATTTTCTTAACTCATACAGCAAAGTTCAGAAACATTTGCACTTTGGGAATTCATACCTGGTTAACCTGACATTTGAAACACCTATAAAAATAAATCTTACTTTAAAAGAAATTTTTTATTTGTCACGATCAAAATATAAACTTTTATTCAACGATGATTTTGTGGTTTTTTCACCTGAAATATTTGTTAAGATTGATGATACAGGAGTTATTTCTTCTTATCCGATGAAAGGCACTATTGATGCTACAACAGAAAAAGCAGAAGAAAAAATAATCAATGACAAAAAAGAATTTGCTGAACATTGTACTATTGTTGATTTAATTCGAAACGATTTAAGCATGGTAGCAAAAAATGTTTATGTGAAACGCTTCAGGTATATCGATCGCATTGAAACATCTGAAAAACCTTTGCTTCAGGTGAGTTCTGAAATATGCGGACAATTACCAAAATTATATTATGAAAATATAGGAACCATTATAGCTGCATTATTACCGGCAGGTTCTGTAAGTGGTGCGCCAAAAAATAAAACCATTGAAATTATTAACGAATCAGAAACATACAGCAGGAAATATTATACAGGAATTTTTGGATATTTTGATGGCTCAATGCTCGATAGTGGCGTGATGATTCGTTTTATTGAAAAGCGTGACGGAAAATATTTTTATAAAAGTGGCGGAGGTATTACAGTAAACAGTAATCCTGAAAATGAATACCAGGAAATGATAGACAAAATATATGTACCAGCTTCTTGAAACCATAAAACTGGAAAAGGGCCAGGTTTGTAATCTTCGTTATCATCAGCGGCGTGTTGATGATAGCAGAATGATTTTGTTTAATATTAAAGAGCAGCTTGACATTGAACCTGCAATCAATGTACCTTTAAGAGCCAGGCAGGGAGTTTACAAGTGCCGCATTGTATATGGGAAAGAGATAAATGATATTCAGTATATTCCTTATTTGACAAAAAAAATAAAATCTTTGCAATTGGTTGAGGATAACGAAATCGATTATAAATTTAAATACGCAAATCGAGAATGTTTTGACAGCCTGCTTGATGATTGTATCTATGATGAAATACTAATTATTAGAAATGGTTTTATTACCGATACTTCTTTTTCAAATATAATTTTCTTTGATGGAAATCGATGGTATACTCCGGCATCCCCATTATTAAAGGGAACTAAGCGGCAGCAGCTTCTTGACGAAGGAAAAATATTTGCAGAAGAAATTCGTCCTTCCGATTTAAAACATTTTTCAAAAGCCATGCTTATAAATTCCATGCTCGATTTTAATTTGAAGCGCATGATCCCTATATGCGATATTGTTGTTTAAAGAAATGTGTTGAGATTTTATTTTAAATTAAAAAGGCTGTCTTTTTGAGACAGCCTTTTATGAAGATAAATATTATTTGTTAATTTTTATCCCAGAATAATTTATGGCTAACTGCATCTCCGCCTGCTCCAAGAGCACTAACAGCAGCGTTAAAGTTAGCAGCATTAAGTGTTTGTTCTTCAACAGGGAAAGTATAACGTAAAGGAATAACTGATTTTGCATTTGGTGGTGCAACAAGAACCGGAAAATCTAATCTTCTCCATTCTGTCCATGCTTCAAAACCACGATTATAATATGCAAACCATTGCTGTATACCTATTTTTTCTTTCCATGAAGTTGAAGAATAAGCTATTTCAGGTTTAGCAAGGTAAGTAGCAATATCAGCGGGAGCTACACCCCAATATTCCATACTGGCTGTGATACCTGCATTATAATGATCAGCAGCAGTTCCGCTTCCAATATTATATCCTCTTTCAACAGCTTCTGCAAGTAAAAATTCAACTTCTGCATAATCGAAAATCATACCTTCAAAAGTTGCTGCTTGTATTGGAGAAGAAACATGAGAACATTTTGAATATCTATTCAACATTCCAAAAATTCCACCAACATAGGTTGTGGTACCGGTTTTATAAGTAAAATAAAACGGCATTCTTGGGTCGCCCAATGTATCCATATAATCAACAAGGGTATTAGCAGGAACAAAATCGTGTCTTCCGCTAGCAACCAAGTCAGTATAAACAGGATTTGAATTGGATTGAGCATCATCAGAATAAGGAAGAACTGCGTTATCTGCATTTGAAGTAAATACATTTGGTGCAGCATCTTCAATTATAGTTTTGGCAAGAGCAGATTCAGCAGTAACATCTGATAAAATCATTCCCATATGCAATTTTAATGAATTGGCAAATTTATACCATGCTGCAACATCGCCGCCGTACATGTTATCACCGGAATCAAAACTTCCTTCAGAAGGATCCATATCAGCTATTGCAGTATTTAACCTTGAAATAAGGTCTTTATAAACTGTTAAGCCATCATCGTAAGCAGGTGTTTCATTTGTAACATCTAAAGCTTCAGAATAAGGGATATTTCCAAATGTTTCAACTAAAGTACCCCATGCATATACAGATAAAACTTCAATAATAGCAAGTTTATTCTTTTTAATTGCCGGAGCTTCGTTAACATATTCTTTTTCTGAAATCAGCCTTTTAGATTCTTTTAAATTTTTAAGAATATTTAAATAAATAGCATCCCAAAAGTTATCAGGAATACTTCTGGTAACCAAATCATAATTAGATTCATCAGTATAGGTGGTTTCTGTCCACTGCTGAGTAAACATTCTAAAAATATTTTGGTTTACATTTGGGGTTACCATAATATCAAAAATGTTCTTTTGTGCTCCTGTGAATAAAAGCTCTCCAGGAACGATTGAGGGGTCCTTTGTGTTTTTATTTAAATCTTCCAATTTCGTACAAGCAGAAAATGTCAGGAAGATTGTAAAAATTATCAATATCTTTTTCATGTTTTGTATAAATTAGAAGTTAAGTTTAACATTAAAACTAAAATCACGAGTTGATGGTAATGAACCTATAGTATAACCTTGTAAATTACCTGCTCCTAAACCGGATTCAGGATCTGCATAAGGTAAGTTTTTGAAGATTATCCATGGATTAGATGCAATTAAACTAAAGGTAGCTCCAGTAATAAAGCATTTACTTAATTTATCAGATGGTAAAGTGTATGATAAACTTACTTCTCTTAATTTAACATAACTTGCATCATAAACGAATTCTTTATTTGGATAACTTCCATAACCGAATCCACCAAAATTATAAGCATCTATTCTTGTTTGATTAATGCTTCCATCAGGATTAACGCCGTCAATGATATAGCCACCGCTAGCAGCAGTATAACCACCACTTACTATGCCATTTCCATCAGCATCGTACTGATTGAAATCAAGAGGATCTCTTACCGGATTACCTAAGTCATTAGTATAATCTGTTTCAGGATACAAACCTGTTGCTAATCCATAATACATATCAAGTGAGAAAATATCTCCACCTTTTTGTATATCAACCAAGAAACTAAATGCCCAGTTTTTATAGGTAAATGTATTTGAAATACCTCCTGTCCAATCAGGATTAATATTTCCAATAATATTATCTGATGTTTCTGTTGCTATAGGAGCACCTGTTTCTGGGTCAAGAACTTTTTCACCATTAATATAAGTATAATCAGTTCCGTATATAACACCATAAGGTTCTCCAACCATTGCGTTAATGGTTACGCCACCTTGGTATGAACCAAGCTGTAAATTATCAACACCTTCCATTAATTCAAGAACTTTATTGTGATTTTTTGTCCAGTTAACATTAATATCCCATTTAAAATTCTTTTGTTTAACCGGAGTACCATTTAAGGTTAATTCAATACCGCTATTTTGTAAATTTCCAGCATTAACAACTTCTAAAGCATATCCTGTTGCTGTTGATATTGCCATAGGAAGAATCTGGTCAATGGTATTGGTTTTATAGATAGCTAAATCAAATCCAACTCTTCTGCCTAAGAAATTCATTTCTAACCCACCTTCAATACTCTTTGTCATTTCAGGTCTTAATTCTGGATTCTTTTTTGTTGATGGAACATCATAAATA containing:
- a CDS encoding aminodeoxychorismate/anthranilate synthase component II — translated: MSICIIDNHDSFTFNLVQIIGNFSDFYFQVFKNDDIDIDDVQNFDKILFSPGPGLPSEAGKMNEIIKKFSATKSILGICLGHQAIAEVFGGSIYNLTKPLHGKKEKIIIDISDYLFHEIPSDIEVGLYHSWAVNENDLPSSLKIIAKNKDGLIMGLAHKYYDVRGLQFHPESVMTPHGEKIIENWLMH
- the buk gene encoding butyrate kinase, encoding MNKKTILTINPGSTSTKIAVYHSNDIAFLKNIKHSSEDIDKFEKIADQYEYRKNIIIQELKDAKINIKDIQIIVARGGLVKPIPSGIYEVNERLKEDLREGIQGQHASNLGGLIADEIARMIPNAKAYITDPVVVDELEEVARFTGHPELKRISIFHALNQKAIARMHAMATGRQYEDLNLIVVHLGGGISIGAHKKGRVIDVNQALDGDGPFSPERTGSLPVGELVRLCFSGKYTQKEILKMITGKGGFVAYLGTNNAYEVEQRVNNGDELATKVQEAMAYQVAKEIGSMAVVLDCNVDAILITGGIAYNKGFIKYIRNKVQKIAPVGIYPGEDEMRALASNGLMVLEGEIQPLVYE
- a CDS encoding SusD/RagB family nutrient-binding outer membrane lipoprotein, encoding MKKILIIFTIFLTFSACTKLEDLNKNTKDPSIVPGELLFTGAQKNIFDIMVTPNVNQNIFRMFTQQWTETTYTDESNYDLVTRSIPDNFWDAIYLNILKNLKESKRLISEKEYVNEAPAIKKNKLAIIEVLSVYAWGTLVETFGNIPYSEALDVTNETPAYDDGLTVYKDLISRLNTAIADMDPSEGSFDSGDNMYGGDVAAWYKFANSLKLHMGMILSDVTAESALAKTIIEDAAPNVFTSNADNAVLPYSDDAQSNSNPVYTDLVASGRHDFVPANTLVDYMDTLGDPRMPFYFTYKTGTTTYVGGIFGMLNRYSKCSHVSSPIQAATFEGMIFDYAEVEFLLAEAVERGYNIGSGTAADHYNAGITASMEYWGVAPADIATYLAKPEIAYSSTSWKEKIGIQQWFAYYNRGFEAWTEWRRLDFPVLVAPPNAKSVIPLRYTFPVEEQTLNAANFNAAVSALGAGGDAVSHKLFWDKN
- a CDS encoding aminotransferase class IV encodes the protein MYQLLETIKLEKGQVCNLRYHQRRVDDSRMILFNIKEQLDIEPAINVPLRARQGVYKCRIVYGKEINDIQYIPYLTKKIKSLQLVEDNEIDYKFKYANRECFDSLLDDCIYDEILIIRNGFITDTSFSNIIFFDGNRWYTPASPLLKGTKRQQLLDEGKIFAEEIRPSDLKHFSKAMLINSMLDFNLKRMIPICDIVV
- a CDS encoding (Fe-S)-binding protein — protein: MTEEKINVPVMADVFSKGEKPEYLFWVGCAGAFDDRYKKVAKAFTKILYHLKVNYAVLGKEETCTGDPARRAGNEMLYQMQALMNIDTFSRYEVKKILTICPHCYNIFKNDYPDLGGNYEVIHYTQFLQKFIEEGNLKINSDLFKNKKITFHDPCYLGRCNNEYQAPRDVLNAIPSVKKEMKRNKSFALCCGAGGGQMFKEAEKGDKEIFIERTEDALETGADIIATACPFCMTMLTDGLKYKNKEEEIFNFDIAEIIVKALDL
- a CDS encoding aminodeoxychorismate synthase component I, whose amino-acid sequence is MMTNTDAIICKMNEFGKNKIPFLFIIDFNCTWPVIIPLSEIKSENILYNINGFTNTTKPLVENKEIHIKKFPLAYNDFLNSYSKVQKHLHFGNSYLVNLTFETPIKINLTLKEIFYLSRSKYKLLFNDDFVVFSPEIFVKIDDTGVISSYPMKGTIDATTEKAEEKIINDKKEFAEHCTIVDLIRNDLSMVAKNVYVKRFRYIDRIETSEKPLLQVSSEICGQLPKLYYENIGTIIAALLPAGSVSGAPKNKTIEIINESETYSRKYYTGIFGYFDGSMLDSGVMIRFIEKRDGKYFYKSGGGITVNSNPENEYQEMIDKIYVPAS
- a CDS encoding ATP-binding protein; translation: MAIQRTIESIILKKLNKKKAILIFGARQVGKTTLIENLFKEKKNVLFLDGDESDNRELLSNTTSTRLRSIIGKNTIVCIDEAQRIENIGITLKLFIDKIKDVQLIVTGSSAFELANKLNESLTGRKYEFHLFPLSYDEMVKHHGLLEETRLLHHRLIYGYYPEIVVDQGSEKEHLKLITNSYLYKDLLMLETMKKPVLLQKLVKALALQVGNEVSYNELSRLVEADKETVEKYIDALEKSYIIFQLPSLSKNVRNEIKKSRKIYFHDNGIRNAVIGNFTPLENRTDKGALWENFFISERIKYNTNKGIDMKYFFWRTTQQQEIDFVEESDDGLTAYEIKWSKVKSKFPLTFLNAYPKTKTNVITQKNYSDFLI
- a CDS encoding 4Fe-4S dicluster domain-containing protein, which encodes MVKQILFITSVLIAFGIFTFSIRKIFALIKLTKPYPVKDIGKRISLMLEVAIGQTKIFRKPFAGFFHALVFWGFCVILFGSLEMMIDGITGLEKSLSFLGIVYEILMAFGDIFALLVLISIIVFLARRLFFHIKRFSGIEMEHKSHADANIALTLILLLMVSLLGMNISYISITGEGNYYPVSNFIFGLLGINGEYKTMYEVCWWTHILMIFIFMNVLPYSKHFHVFMSVPNVFLSRLEPLGKLPNMDNVTREVKIMMDPNLAYAAPSATDAPPERFGAKDPEDVTWKTYLDSLSCTECGRCTSVCPANITGKKLSPRKLMMNLRARMKEKGPQLIKNKSFDDGKSLRDYISPEEIWACTTCNACAKECPINMNHPILIMELRRYIVMEESAAPSGLNTIFNNIQNNGAPWQFSPEDRLIWANDITVKQK
- a CDS encoding PadR family transcriptional regulator, with protein sequence MKNSDTKKEMISKELLKGSLKSIVLKLLSENNKMYGYEITQKVEEITGGRIKLTFGALYPILHKLETDGSVVTESEIINGRVRIYYKLTKTGKSVAKEKIKELQEFIEMISVLLKPGFSLELCKI